One window of the Pempheris klunzingeri isolate RE-2024b chromosome 10, fPemKlu1.hap1, whole genome shotgun sequence genome contains the following:
- the dcaf6 gene encoding DDB1- and CUL4-associated factor 6 isoform X2: MVTMSCSGNLVWDVNKRLIGYNEPNTIRTNYLGRREFVQRLKLEGTLNVHDGCVNTISWNDTGEYLLSGSDDTFLVISSPYNKKVKKSIRSGHRANIFSAKFMPHTNDQEIISCSGDGIIYYTHTEQSPEHNRQCQFTCHYGTAYEIMTVPNDPYTFLSCGEDGTVRWFDLRMKTSCTKEDCKDDILINCRRAATSISISPLMPYYLAVGCSDSSVRIYDRRMLGTRATGNYMGRGTTGMCVRFVPAHLSNKSCRVTSLCYSEDGQEVLVSYSSDYIYLFDPKDDQARELKGPSEERREELRQPPVKRLRLRGDWSDTGPRARPESERERDGEQSPNVSLMQRMSDMLSRWFEEASEAQNSRGTRPQTRPRGTAVRPEGPLNTPSAPAGSSRQESSVPERTAGTDAPEAAAGPDADAAAIPKSTSSSSSGSSSTVTAPPPSSSSSVETSAPSSSPLTSSPDSEQRSQGDTTATPTPTPTPTPTSEPALSEYGPHRLPISLVCRRLQRLLRLADPPGRGQQAATSSSPAAPERQSQRAATTAAAAAETRPHTDSPSSVVNKQLGSMTLDEQQGAAEAAGSPADKPVSVPVSSSAPTTSTTTTGPSRSSAAEPVLSLHYSSEGTTTSTIKLDFTDEWSSSTSSSMGSGGPKTSETMQNKESLSTETSVPEQAHRESSEQQSVPAASTEPPCDATASTPAPSSSSAGDSSQGGSQPQGTEDTTGGCRRAEPTAEEGEEGQSQPARANQDSDDSDDDPILIPSTRFRGQGQRGSAVGDRMIRRSAAARIQELFRRRKERREMEESETQNIRRPSVKMVYKGHRNSRTMIKESCFWGNNFVMSGSDCGHIFIWDRHTAEHLMLLEADNHVVNCLQPHPYDPILASSGIDYDIKIWSPLEQSASFNRILANEVITRNELMLEETRNTITVPASFMLRMLASLNHIRSDRLEGDRSEGSGQENEDEQ; this comes from the exons GCAGAAGAGAGTTTGTCCAGAGGCTTAAACTTGAAGGGACACTAAACGTGCACGATGGCTGT gtcaACACTATATCCTGGAACGACACAGGTGAATACCTCCTGTCGGGGTCAGACGACACCTTTCTGGTCATCAGCAGCCCGTACAACAAAAAG GTCAAGAAGTCCATACGTTCAGGTCATCGGGCAAATATCTTCAGTGCTAAGTTCATGCCCCACACCAACGACCAGGAGATCATCTCCTGCTCCGGAGACGGCATCATCTACTACACCCACACTGAGCAGAGTCCTGAGCACAACAGACAGTGTCAGTTCACCTGCCACTATGGAACAGCGTATGAG ATTATGACGGTACCAAATGACCCCTACACGTTTCTGTCATGTGGGGAGGACGGCACTGTGCGGTGGTTTGACCTGCGCATGAAGACGAGCTGCACCAAAGAGGACTGCAAAGAT GACATTCTGATAAACTGTCGAAGGGCAGCGACCTCTATATCCATCTCTCCGCTGATGCCGTACTACCTGGCCGTGGgctgctctgacagctcagTGCGCATCTACGACAGACGCATGCTGGGCACCAGAGCGACGG GTAACTACATGGGCCGGGGGACGACAGGCATGTGTGTCAGGTTCGTCCCCGCTCACCTGTCCAACAAGTCGTGTCGCGTAACGTCTCTCTGCTACAGCGAGGACGGTCAGGAGGTGCTGGTCAGCTACTCCTCCGACTATATCTACCTGTTTGACCCCAAAGATGACCAGGCCCGGGAGCTGAAGGGCCCgtctgaggagaggagggaggag ctGAGGCAGCCTCCAGTGAAGCGCCTCCGTCTACGTGGTGACTGGTCTGACACTGGACCCAGAGCTCGCCctgagagtgagagggagagagatg GAGAGCAGAGCCCGAACGTGTCTCTGATGCAGAGGATGTCGGACATGTTGTCCCGCTGGTTTGAGGAGGCCAGCGAAGCTCAGAACAGCAGAGGAACTCGGCCGCAGACACGACCCAGAG GAACAGCTGTCCGTCCAGAGGGGCCGTTGAATACTCCATCTGCCCCAGCAGGAAGCTCCCGCCAGGAGTCCAGCGTCCCCGAGAGGACCGCGGGCACAGACGCCCCCGAGGCGGCTGCCGGCCCTGACGCCGACGCTGCCGCCATTCCTAaatccacttcctcctcctcctcagggtcaTCATCAACAGTCACGGCGCCTCCTCCTTCTAGCTCCTCATCAGTGGAGACCTCggccccttcctcctctcccctcacctCCTCGCCTGACTCGGAGCAGAGGAGTCAGGGCGACACTACCGCCACCCCGACGCCCACGCCGACACCCACGCCGACCTCAGAACCTGCACTCTCAG AGTACGGTCCTCATCGGCTGCCCATAAGTTTAGTCTGTAGGCGTTTGCAGAGATTGCTTCGGCTGGCCGACCCACCAGGACGGGGTCAACAAGCGGCCACCTCTTCTTCCCCTGCAGCCCCTGAGAGACAGTCACAAAGAGCTgccactactgctgctgctgctgctgagacgCGACCCCATACAG ATTCCCCCTCGTCTGTGGTAAACAAACAGCTGGGATCCATGACTCTCGATGAACAGCAGG gagcagcagaagcTGCAGGTTCACCTGCTGATAAACCCGTTTCTGTACCGGTGAGCAGCAGcgctcccaccacctccaccaccacgaCCGGCCCCAGTCGGTCCAGTGCAGCAGAACCAGTCCTCAGCCTGCACTACAGCTCAGAGGgaaccaccaccagcaccatcaAGCTGGACTTCACTGACGAGTG gagcagcagcacgtCCAGCTCTATGGGCAGCGGAGGTCCCAAAACATCAGAGACAATGCAGAACAAAGAGAGCCTGTCGACGGAGACTTCAGTGCCAGAGCAAG CTCACCGTGAGTCCTCGGAGCAGCAGAGTGTGCCGGCCGCCTCCACGGAGCCGCCGTGCGACGCCACGGCGTCCACGCCTGCCCCCAGCAGCTCGTCGGCCGGCGACTCCTCTCAGGGAGGCAGTCAGCCGCAGGGTACGGAGGACACAACGGGAGGCTGCAGGAGAGCGGAGCCCACGgcggaggaaggagaggagggccAGAGTCAGCCAGCGCGAGCCAACCAGGACTCTGACGACAGCGACGACGATCCAATTCTCATCCCATCGACGAGGTTCAGAGGGCAGGGACAGAG AGGATCTGCAGTAGGAGATAGGATGATCAG ACGCTCAGCAGCTGCTCGTATCCAGGAGCTGTTTcgcaggaggaaagagagaagggagatggaggagagtgaGACGCAGAATATTAGAAGACCCTCAGTCAAAATGGTCTACAAAGGCCACCGCAACTCCAGGACAATG ATAAAGGAGTCCTGTTTTTGGGGCAACAACTTTGTGATGAGCGGTTCAGACTGCGGCCACATCTTCATCTGggacagacacactgcagagcACCTCATGCTGCTGGAAGCCGACAACCACGTGGTCAACTGCCTGCAGCCGCACCCCTACGACCCCA TTCTGGCTTCTTCAGGGATCGACTATGATATCAAGATCTGGTCGCCGCTGGAACAGTCTGCATCTTTCAACAGAATCCTCGCTAATGAG GTAATAACTCGGAACGAGCTGATGCTAGAGGAAACGAGGAACACAATCACAGTCCCAGCCTCTTTCATGCTCCGAATGTTGGCCTCCCTTAATCACATCAGATCAG ATCGACTAGAGGGCGATCGCTCTGAAGGTTCGGGCCAGGAAAATGAGGACGAGCAGTAG
- the dcaf6 gene encoding DDB1- and CUL4-associated factor 6 isoform X4: MVTMSCSGNLVWDVNKRLIGYNEPNTIRTNYLGRREFVQRLKLEGTLNVHDGCVNTISWNDTGEYLLSGSDDTFLVISSPYNKKVKKSIRSGHRANIFSAKFMPHTNDQEIISCSGDGIIYYTHTEQSPEHNRQCQFTCHYGTAYEIMTVPNDPYTFLSCGEDGTVRWFDLRMKTSCTKEDCKDDILINCRRAATSISISPLMPYYLAVGCSDSSVRIYDRRMLGTRATGNYMGRGTTGMCVRFVPAHLSNKSCRVTSLCYSEDGQEVLVSYSSDYIYLFDPKDDQARELKGPSEERREELRQPPVKRLRLRGDWSDTGPRARPESERERDGEQSPNVSLMQRMSDMLSRWFEEASEAQNSRGTRPQTRPRGTAVRPEGPLNTPSAPAGSSRQESSVPERTAGTDAPEAAAGPDADAAAIPKSTSSSSSGSSSTVTAPPPSSSSSVETSAPSSSPLTSSPDSEQRSQGDTTATPTPTPTPTPTSEPALSEYGPHRLPISLVCRRLQRLLRLADPPGRGQQAATSSSPAAPERQSQRAATTAAAAAETRPHTGAAEAAGSPADKPVSVPVSSSAPTTSTTTTGPSRSSAAEPVLSLHYSSEGTTTSTIKLDFTDEWSSSTSSSMGSGGPKTSETMQNKESLSTETSVPEQAHRESSEQQSVPAASTEPPCDATASTPAPSSSSAGDSSQGGSQPQGTEDTTGGCRRAEPTAEEGEEGQSQPARANQDSDDSDDDPILIPSTRFRGQGQRFNSRGSAVGDRMIRRSAAARIQELFRRRKERREMEESETQNIRRPSVKMVYKGHRNSRTMIKESCFWGNNFVMSGSDCGHIFIWDRHTAEHLMLLEADNHVVNCLQPHPYDPILASSGIDYDIKIWSPLEQSASFNRILANEVITRNELMLEETRNTITVPASFMLRMLASLNHIRSDRLEGDRSEGSGQENEDEQ, from the exons GCAGAAGAGAGTTTGTCCAGAGGCTTAAACTTGAAGGGACACTAAACGTGCACGATGGCTGT gtcaACACTATATCCTGGAACGACACAGGTGAATACCTCCTGTCGGGGTCAGACGACACCTTTCTGGTCATCAGCAGCCCGTACAACAAAAAG GTCAAGAAGTCCATACGTTCAGGTCATCGGGCAAATATCTTCAGTGCTAAGTTCATGCCCCACACCAACGACCAGGAGATCATCTCCTGCTCCGGAGACGGCATCATCTACTACACCCACACTGAGCAGAGTCCTGAGCACAACAGACAGTGTCAGTTCACCTGCCACTATGGAACAGCGTATGAG ATTATGACGGTACCAAATGACCCCTACACGTTTCTGTCATGTGGGGAGGACGGCACTGTGCGGTGGTTTGACCTGCGCATGAAGACGAGCTGCACCAAAGAGGACTGCAAAGAT GACATTCTGATAAACTGTCGAAGGGCAGCGACCTCTATATCCATCTCTCCGCTGATGCCGTACTACCTGGCCGTGGgctgctctgacagctcagTGCGCATCTACGACAGACGCATGCTGGGCACCAGAGCGACGG GTAACTACATGGGCCGGGGGACGACAGGCATGTGTGTCAGGTTCGTCCCCGCTCACCTGTCCAACAAGTCGTGTCGCGTAACGTCTCTCTGCTACAGCGAGGACGGTCAGGAGGTGCTGGTCAGCTACTCCTCCGACTATATCTACCTGTTTGACCCCAAAGATGACCAGGCCCGGGAGCTGAAGGGCCCgtctgaggagaggagggaggag ctGAGGCAGCCTCCAGTGAAGCGCCTCCGTCTACGTGGTGACTGGTCTGACACTGGACCCAGAGCTCGCCctgagagtgagagggagagagatg GAGAGCAGAGCCCGAACGTGTCTCTGATGCAGAGGATGTCGGACATGTTGTCCCGCTGGTTTGAGGAGGCCAGCGAAGCTCAGAACAGCAGAGGAACTCGGCCGCAGACACGACCCAGAG GAACAGCTGTCCGTCCAGAGGGGCCGTTGAATACTCCATCTGCCCCAGCAGGAAGCTCCCGCCAGGAGTCCAGCGTCCCCGAGAGGACCGCGGGCACAGACGCCCCCGAGGCGGCTGCCGGCCCTGACGCCGACGCTGCCGCCATTCCTAaatccacttcctcctcctcctcagggtcaTCATCAACAGTCACGGCGCCTCCTCCTTCTAGCTCCTCATCAGTGGAGACCTCggccccttcctcctctcccctcacctCCTCGCCTGACTCGGAGCAGAGGAGTCAGGGCGACACTACCGCCACCCCGACGCCCACGCCGACACCCACGCCGACCTCAGAACCTGCACTCTCAG AGTACGGTCCTCATCGGCTGCCCATAAGTTTAGTCTGTAGGCGTTTGCAGAGATTGCTTCGGCTGGCCGACCCACCAGGACGGGGTCAACAAGCGGCCACCTCTTCTTCCCCTGCAGCCCCTGAGAGACAGTCACAAAGAGCTgccactactgctgctgctgctgctgagacgCGACCCCATACAG gagcagcagaagcTGCAGGTTCACCTGCTGATAAACCCGTTTCTGTACCGGTGAGCAGCAGcgctcccaccacctccaccaccacgaCCGGCCCCAGTCGGTCCAGTGCAGCAGAACCAGTCCTCAGCCTGCACTACAGCTCAGAGGgaaccaccaccagcaccatcaAGCTGGACTTCACTGACGAGTG gagcagcagcacgtCCAGCTCTATGGGCAGCGGAGGTCCCAAAACATCAGAGACAATGCAGAACAAAGAGAGCCTGTCGACGGAGACTTCAGTGCCAGAGCAAG CTCACCGTGAGTCCTCGGAGCAGCAGAGTGTGCCGGCCGCCTCCACGGAGCCGCCGTGCGACGCCACGGCGTCCACGCCTGCCCCCAGCAGCTCGTCGGCCGGCGACTCCTCTCAGGGAGGCAGTCAGCCGCAGGGTACGGAGGACACAACGGGAGGCTGCAGGAGAGCGGAGCCCACGgcggaggaaggagaggagggccAGAGTCAGCCAGCGCGAGCCAACCAGGACTCTGACGACAGCGACGACGATCCAATTCTCATCCCATCGACGAGGTTCAGAGGGCAGGGACAGAG ATTTAATTCCAGAGGATCTGCAGTAGGAGATAGGATGATCAG ACGCTCAGCAGCTGCTCGTATCCAGGAGCTGTTTcgcaggaggaaagagagaagggagatggaggagagtgaGACGCAGAATATTAGAAGACCCTCAGTCAAAATGGTCTACAAAGGCCACCGCAACTCCAGGACAATG ATAAAGGAGTCCTGTTTTTGGGGCAACAACTTTGTGATGAGCGGTTCAGACTGCGGCCACATCTTCATCTGggacagacacactgcagagcACCTCATGCTGCTGGAAGCCGACAACCACGTGGTCAACTGCCTGCAGCCGCACCCCTACGACCCCA TTCTGGCTTCTTCAGGGATCGACTATGATATCAAGATCTGGTCGCCGCTGGAACAGTCTGCATCTTTCAACAGAATCCTCGCTAATGAG GTAATAACTCGGAACGAGCTGATGCTAGAGGAAACGAGGAACACAATCACAGTCCCAGCCTCTTTCATGCTCCGAATGTTGGCCTCCCTTAATCACATCAGATCAG ATCGACTAGAGGGCGATCGCTCTGAAGGTTCGGGCCAGGAAAATGAGGACGAGCAGTAG
- the dcaf6 gene encoding DDB1- and CUL4-associated factor 6 isoform X5, which yields MVTMSCSGNLVWDVNKRLIGYNEPNTIRTNYLGRREFVQRLKLEGTLNVHDGCVNTISWNDTGEYLLSGSDDTFLVISSPYNKKVKKSIRSGHRANIFSAKFMPHTNDQEIISCSGDGIIYYTHTEQSPEHNRQCQFTCHYGTAYEIMTVPNDPYTFLSCGEDGTVRWFDLRMKTSCTKEDCKDDILINCRRAATSISISPLMPYYLAVGCSDSSVRIYDRRMLGTRATGNYMGRGTTGMCVRFVPAHLSNKSCRVTSLCYSEDGQEVLVSYSSDYIYLFDPKDDQARELKGPSEERREELRQPPVKRLRLRGDWSDTGPRARPESERERDGEQSPNVSLMQRMSDMLSRWFEEASEAQNSRGTRPQTRPRGTAVRPEGPLNTPSAPAGSSRQESSVPERTAGTDAPEAAAGPDADAAAIPKSTSSSSSGSSSTVTAPPPSSSSSVETSAPSSSPLTSSPDSEQRSQGDTTATPTPTPTPTPTSEPALSDSPSSVVNKQLGSMTLDEQQGAAEAAGSPADKPVSVPVSSSAPTTSTTTTGPSRSSAAEPVLSLHYSSEGTTTSTIKLDFTDEWSSSTSSSMGSGGPKTSETMQNKESLSTETSVPEQAHRESSEQQSVPAASTEPPCDATASTPAPSSSSAGDSSQGGSQPQGTEDTTGGCRRAEPTAEEGEEGQSQPARANQDSDDSDDDPILIPSTRFRGQGQRFNSRGSAVGDRMIRRSAAARIQELFRRRKERREMEESETQNIRRPSVKMVYKGHRNSRTMIKESCFWGNNFVMSGSDCGHIFIWDRHTAEHLMLLEADNHVVNCLQPHPYDPILASSGIDYDIKIWSPLEQSASFNRILANEVITRNELMLEETRNTITVPASFMLRMLASLNHIRSDRLEGDRSEGSGQENEDEQ from the exons GCAGAAGAGAGTTTGTCCAGAGGCTTAAACTTGAAGGGACACTAAACGTGCACGATGGCTGT gtcaACACTATATCCTGGAACGACACAGGTGAATACCTCCTGTCGGGGTCAGACGACACCTTTCTGGTCATCAGCAGCCCGTACAACAAAAAG GTCAAGAAGTCCATACGTTCAGGTCATCGGGCAAATATCTTCAGTGCTAAGTTCATGCCCCACACCAACGACCAGGAGATCATCTCCTGCTCCGGAGACGGCATCATCTACTACACCCACACTGAGCAGAGTCCTGAGCACAACAGACAGTGTCAGTTCACCTGCCACTATGGAACAGCGTATGAG ATTATGACGGTACCAAATGACCCCTACACGTTTCTGTCATGTGGGGAGGACGGCACTGTGCGGTGGTTTGACCTGCGCATGAAGACGAGCTGCACCAAAGAGGACTGCAAAGAT GACATTCTGATAAACTGTCGAAGGGCAGCGACCTCTATATCCATCTCTCCGCTGATGCCGTACTACCTGGCCGTGGgctgctctgacagctcagTGCGCATCTACGACAGACGCATGCTGGGCACCAGAGCGACGG GTAACTACATGGGCCGGGGGACGACAGGCATGTGTGTCAGGTTCGTCCCCGCTCACCTGTCCAACAAGTCGTGTCGCGTAACGTCTCTCTGCTACAGCGAGGACGGTCAGGAGGTGCTGGTCAGCTACTCCTCCGACTATATCTACCTGTTTGACCCCAAAGATGACCAGGCCCGGGAGCTGAAGGGCCCgtctgaggagaggagggaggag ctGAGGCAGCCTCCAGTGAAGCGCCTCCGTCTACGTGGTGACTGGTCTGACACTGGACCCAGAGCTCGCCctgagagtgagagggagagagatg GAGAGCAGAGCCCGAACGTGTCTCTGATGCAGAGGATGTCGGACATGTTGTCCCGCTGGTTTGAGGAGGCCAGCGAAGCTCAGAACAGCAGAGGAACTCGGCCGCAGACACGACCCAGAG GAACAGCTGTCCGTCCAGAGGGGCCGTTGAATACTCCATCTGCCCCAGCAGGAAGCTCCCGCCAGGAGTCCAGCGTCCCCGAGAGGACCGCGGGCACAGACGCCCCCGAGGCGGCTGCCGGCCCTGACGCCGACGCTGCCGCCATTCCTAaatccacttcctcctcctcctcagggtcaTCATCAACAGTCACGGCGCCTCCTCCTTCTAGCTCCTCATCAGTGGAGACCTCggccccttcctcctctcccctcacctCCTCGCCTGACTCGGAGCAGAGGAGTCAGGGCGACACTACCGCCACCCCGACGCCCACGCCGACACCCACGCCGACCTCAGAACCTGCACTCTCAG ATTCCCCCTCGTCTGTGGTAAACAAACAGCTGGGATCCATGACTCTCGATGAACAGCAGG gagcagcagaagcTGCAGGTTCACCTGCTGATAAACCCGTTTCTGTACCGGTGAGCAGCAGcgctcccaccacctccaccaccacgaCCGGCCCCAGTCGGTCCAGTGCAGCAGAACCAGTCCTCAGCCTGCACTACAGCTCAGAGGgaaccaccaccagcaccatcaAGCTGGACTTCACTGACGAGTG gagcagcagcacgtCCAGCTCTATGGGCAGCGGAGGTCCCAAAACATCAGAGACAATGCAGAACAAAGAGAGCCTGTCGACGGAGACTTCAGTGCCAGAGCAAG CTCACCGTGAGTCCTCGGAGCAGCAGAGTGTGCCGGCCGCCTCCACGGAGCCGCCGTGCGACGCCACGGCGTCCACGCCTGCCCCCAGCAGCTCGTCGGCCGGCGACTCCTCTCAGGGAGGCAGTCAGCCGCAGGGTACGGAGGACACAACGGGAGGCTGCAGGAGAGCGGAGCCCACGgcggaggaaggagaggagggccAGAGTCAGCCAGCGCGAGCCAACCAGGACTCTGACGACAGCGACGACGATCCAATTCTCATCCCATCGACGAGGTTCAGAGGGCAGGGACAGAG ATTTAATTCCAGAGGATCTGCAGTAGGAGATAGGATGATCAG ACGCTCAGCAGCTGCTCGTATCCAGGAGCTGTTTcgcaggaggaaagagagaagggagatggaggagagtgaGACGCAGAATATTAGAAGACCCTCAGTCAAAATGGTCTACAAAGGCCACCGCAACTCCAGGACAATG ATAAAGGAGTCCTGTTTTTGGGGCAACAACTTTGTGATGAGCGGTTCAGACTGCGGCCACATCTTCATCTGggacagacacactgcagagcACCTCATGCTGCTGGAAGCCGACAACCACGTGGTCAACTGCCTGCAGCCGCACCCCTACGACCCCA TTCTGGCTTCTTCAGGGATCGACTATGATATCAAGATCTGGTCGCCGCTGGAACAGTCTGCATCTTTCAACAGAATCCTCGCTAATGAG GTAATAACTCGGAACGAGCTGATGCTAGAGGAAACGAGGAACACAATCACAGTCCCAGCCTCTTTCATGCTCCGAATGTTGGCCTCCCTTAATCACATCAGATCAG ATCGACTAGAGGGCGATCGCTCTGAAGGTTCGGGCCAGGAAAATGAGGACGAGCAGTAG
- the dcaf6 gene encoding DDB1- and CUL4-associated factor 6 isoform X3, with protein sequence MVTMSCSGNLVWDVNKRLIGYNEPNTIRTNYLGRREFVQRLKLEGTLNVHDGCVNTISWNDTGEYLLSGSDDTFLVISSPYNKKVKKSIRSGHRANIFSAKFMPHTNDQEIISCSGDGIIYYTHTEQSPEHNRQCQFTCHYGTAYEIMTVPNDPYTFLSCGEDGTVRWFDLRMKTSCTKEDCKDDILINCRRAATSISISPLMPYYLAVGCSDSSVRIYDRRMLGTRATGNYMGRGTTGMCVRFVPAHLSNKSCRVTSLCYSEDGQEVLVSYSSDYIYLFDPKDDQARELKGPSEERREELRQPPVKRLRLRGDWSDTGPRARPESERERDGEQSPNVSLMQRMSDMLSRWFEEASEAQNSRGTRPQTRPRGTAVRPEGPLNTPSAPAGSSRQESSVPERTAGTDAPEAAAGPDADAAAIPKSTSSSSSGSSSTVTAPPPSSSSSVETSAPSSSPLTSSPDSEQRSQGDTTATPTPTPTPTPTSEPALSEYGPHRLPISLVCRRLQRLLRLADPPGRGQQAATSSSPAAPERQSQRAATTAAAAAETRPHTDSPSSVVNKQLGSMTLDEQQGAAEAAGSPADKPVSVPVSSSAPTTSTTTTGPSRSSAAEPVLSLHYSSEGTTTSTIKLDFTDEWSSSTSSSMGSGGPKTSETMQNKESLSTETSVPEQAHRESSEQQSVPAASTEPPCDATASTPAPSSSSAGDSSQGGSQPQGTEDTTGGCRRAEPTAEEGEEGQSQPARANQDSDDSDDDPILIPSTRFRGQGQRRSAAARIQELFRRRKERREMEESETQNIRRPSVKMVYKGHRNSRTMIKESCFWGNNFVMSGSDCGHIFIWDRHTAEHLMLLEADNHVVNCLQPHPYDPILASSGIDYDIKIWSPLEQSASFNRILANEVITRNELMLEETRNTITVPASFMLRMLASLNHIRSDRLEGDRSEGSGQENEDEQ encoded by the exons GCAGAAGAGAGTTTGTCCAGAGGCTTAAACTTGAAGGGACACTAAACGTGCACGATGGCTGT gtcaACACTATATCCTGGAACGACACAGGTGAATACCTCCTGTCGGGGTCAGACGACACCTTTCTGGTCATCAGCAGCCCGTACAACAAAAAG GTCAAGAAGTCCATACGTTCAGGTCATCGGGCAAATATCTTCAGTGCTAAGTTCATGCCCCACACCAACGACCAGGAGATCATCTCCTGCTCCGGAGACGGCATCATCTACTACACCCACACTGAGCAGAGTCCTGAGCACAACAGACAGTGTCAGTTCACCTGCCACTATGGAACAGCGTATGAG ATTATGACGGTACCAAATGACCCCTACACGTTTCTGTCATGTGGGGAGGACGGCACTGTGCGGTGGTTTGACCTGCGCATGAAGACGAGCTGCACCAAAGAGGACTGCAAAGAT GACATTCTGATAAACTGTCGAAGGGCAGCGACCTCTATATCCATCTCTCCGCTGATGCCGTACTACCTGGCCGTGGgctgctctgacagctcagTGCGCATCTACGACAGACGCATGCTGGGCACCAGAGCGACGG GTAACTACATGGGCCGGGGGACGACAGGCATGTGTGTCAGGTTCGTCCCCGCTCACCTGTCCAACAAGTCGTGTCGCGTAACGTCTCTCTGCTACAGCGAGGACGGTCAGGAGGTGCTGGTCAGCTACTCCTCCGACTATATCTACCTGTTTGACCCCAAAGATGACCAGGCCCGGGAGCTGAAGGGCCCgtctgaggagaggagggaggag ctGAGGCAGCCTCCAGTGAAGCGCCTCCGTCTACGTGGTGACTGGTCTGACACTGGACCCAGAGCTCGCCctgagagtgagagggagagagatg GAGAGCAGAGCCCGAACGTGTCTCTGATGCAGAGGATGTCGGACATGTTGTCCCGCTGGTTTGAGGAGGCCAGCGAAGCTCAGAACAGCAGAGGAACTCGGCCGCAGACACGACCCAGAG GAACAGCTGTCCGTCCAGAGGGGCCGTTGAATACTCCATCTGCCCCAGCAGGAAGCTCCCGCCAGGAGTCCAGCGTCCCCGAGAGGACCGCGGGCACAGACGCCCCCGAGGCGGCTGCCGGCCCTGACGCCGACGCTGCCGCCATTCCTAaatccacttcctcctcctcctcagggtcaTCATCAACAGTCACGGCGCCTCCTCCTTCTAGCTCCTCATCAGTGGAGACCTCggccccttcctcctctcccctcacctCCTCGCCTGACTCGGAGCAGAGGAGTCAGGGCGACACTACCGCCACCCCGACGCCCACGCCGACACCCACGCCGACCTCAGAACCTGCACTCTCAG AGTACGGTCCTCATCGGCTGCCCATAAGTTTAGTCTGTAGGCGTTTGCAGAGATTGCTTCGGCTGGCCGACCCACCAGGACGGGGTCAACAAGCGGCCACCTCTTCTTCCCCTGCAGCCCCTGAGAGACAGTCACAAAGAGCTgccactactgctgctgctgctgctgagacgCGACCCCATACAG ATTCCCCCTCGTCTGTGGTAAACAAACAGCTGGGATCCATGACTCTCGATGAACAGCAGG gagcagcagaagcTGCAGGTTCACCTGCTGATAAACCCGTTTCTGTACCGGTGAGCAGCAGcgctcccaccacctccaccaccacgaCCGGCCCCAGTCGGTCCAGTGCAGCAGAACCAGTCCTCAGCCTGCACTACAGCTCAGAGGgaaccaccaccagcaccatcaAGCTGGACTTCACTGACGAGTG gagcagcagcacgtCCAGCTCTATGGGCAGCGGAGGTCCCAAAACATCAGAGACAATGCAGAACAAAGAGAGCCTGTCGACGGAGACTTCAGTGCCAGAGCAAG CTCACCGTGAGTCCTCGGAGCAGCAGAGTGTGCCGGCCGCCTCCACGGAGCCGCCGTGCGACGCCACGGCGTCCACGCCTGCCCCCAGCAGCTCGTCGGCCGGCGACTCCTCTCAGGGAGGCAGTCAGCCGCAGGGTACGGAGGACACAACGGGAGGCTGCAGGAGAGCGGAGCCCACGgcggaggaaggagaggagggccAGAGTCAGCCAGCGCGAGCCAACCAGGACTCTGACGACAGCGACGACGATCCAATTCTCATCCCATCGACGAGGTTCAGAGGGCAGGGACAGAG ACGCTCAGCAGCTGCTCGTATCCAGGAGCTGTTTcgcaggaggaaagagagaagggagatggaggagagtgaGACGCAGAATATTAGAAGACCCTCAGTCAAAATGGTCTACAAAGGCCACCGCAACTCCAGGACAATG ATAAAGGAGTCCTGTTTTTGGGGCAACAACTTTGTGATGAGCGGTTCAGACTGCGGCCACATCTTCATCTGggacagacacactgcagagcACCTCATGCTGCTGGAAGCCGACAACCACGTGGTCAACTGCCTGCAGCCGCACCCCTACGACCCCA TTCTGGCTTCTTCAGGGATCGACTATGATATCAAGATCTGGTCGCCGCTGGAACAGTCTGCATCTTTCAACAGAATCCTCGCTAATGAG GTAATAACTCGGAACGAGCTGATGCTAGAGGAAACGAGGAACACAATCACAGTCCCAGCCTCTTTCATGCTCCGAATGTTGGCCTCCCTTAATCACATCAGATCAG ATCGACTAGAGGGCGATCGCTCTGAAGGTTCGGGCCAGGAAAATGAGGACGAGCAGTAG